CGCGAGCGCCATGGCGGGTTGGTGGACGGCAGAGGCGAACATGACGTGGCCGTAGCGGCCGGCGGCGTatgctgctgccattgtgAGCTTGGGGTTGGAGTGGCCGAGCCCTTGTGTCCACCACGATGCTGAGGCGTCGAATGATGAGCGGAGGACAGGTGTTTCTGGGGATGTTTGCGGTGAGGGTGGTGCCAGGGTTTGGAAGTAGTCGCCGTGTGCGGAATCAATGGTCATGATGTCCTTGGGTCCGACGAGGCTTTGCTGTGTGAATGGGTACCAGATGTGCTCGCTGGCGCGGGTGGCCATGGTATCCAAGTTTGTTAAGCggttttggtggttgatgtCCAAGGTTTTTAGCACTTGCCCAGTGATTTCAGTCGAGTCATTGCGGTCGTAGTACTTTTCCATGGCCTCGGCATCTTTCTCTGGGTTTTCGTGTTTCTGAGGCGGTTCAAGTAGGCTGGTCACAGGAATTCCATATTGCTTGCGGAAATACTCCTCGAGATACTGGTAGTTCTCATAGGTGTCATCTTTGAAGAGAAGCACGGATTCGACGTCGTAGCCTCGGATGCGGAGAGACTCAAACGCAGAAATTGTCTGAGAGATGCCTCCGAGACGAGAGTCACCGACGAGCAGAGAGGGTGCACGAAGAGGAATGTACAGATCAGCTTGGGTTTTGCCAGATGGTCCGGGAGAATGGACGCCGCCGGCAGTTTCCATGAATAACCAGCCTTGCTTGGTGGCGCATTGGGTTGCAAAGGCACGGCATTTGGCTAGTAACTCGTCATCTGAGGGGATGGGCTATCAATTGTGTTAGCGAGGGTGTTCATGTTCCCCAATGGAGCGAGGGCTTACCCGTCCAGATGCGATTGCTGCAGAGTGAGGACTGCAGGGAATGTCATACTGATAGAGGGTGTTGCGAGCAACGCCAGGTGCAAAACGACTTATATGTCTGGTTCAGGAGAGTTAGATATGCCAGTATCTCCAGCTCGTACAAGAAAGGGCAATCATCTGCAACACCTGTTAGCTATCACGCTTCAATGACTCAATTTTGTGAGAATTGCAAACACTTACACCTATCATCAGCGTCATCCACTGCACCCGTGGAAACGGGCTTCAAGAAAGTCACCTGCTCATCCTTCCAGAGCTTCTTCGCCGTCCTGGTAAGCAATGTCGTGAAAATGGTCTTGCCGACGTCCGTATTCGCTCCGAAGACCTGGTAAACTCGCAAGGAACGCCAAAGCAGCGACGCCAACGGGGACTTCATCCTGCCTCGAGTCCCAATTGCAATTAATGACTGGAGTCAAAGTAAATGTTTTCACACCCTTCCTCTGACGTAGCAATTGGCGAACACGGCATCGGGTGGGATCTGGAGAAATGGGTCCCGATGTGCAGATATATTCGATTTgccaaagtctggtctggtgtcgaTTTTACCAGGGCCCGGCACTGAGCTGTTTTGTTGGGGTCCACAGGCGCACTAGGCTTGCTTGTACCAGGTACTTGTACTTTTTTGGTGCAAATACTTGCTCACATCGAGGGCAAGTGGTGGAGAGTTTTGTCCTCTCTTGTCCGTCAATTGCTCCATGAGTCCAAGATCCATGTCCACGGCAGGACtttcatctccatcttccctactccatactccgtagaaCCGAGgcccaacgccaacattCCAACATGAACCCCCAGCTCTGAGGCTTAAGCCGCTTCAGAAGCTGATTGAGCCGAAGACAGCCAAGTGACCTGCAGGCGCATGGGATGGCTGCGTACTCGCATGTCAATTGAGTCAAGTGGCAGCCAACCGCCGGCATCGCACGGATCAAATGACCAGACAGCAGAGGCATTTTCCATGCGGATTGAAGCGACCAGCACAAGACCATCGAAACAAGCACAGGCTCAATTGACTTTCTGGACGCCGCCGAAATTGGCCTGTAGGGCCTAGCTGCCGTCCCCCTAATCTAATTCCAACTTGGCACGCCTAGTATGACGGTCACCAATCTGTTCACGGAGCTACACCCGGATATGGACCCTGTCACTCAACATCTACGCCCAAGCCCACCAGGCATGTGTCAATCCATATCCAAAGCCGCCAGCCCATGACAATTTTCTGCATGAACTATTCTCAAGTTTTCCCAAAACAATGACCCAATTGGCCTCGTGTCATCCATACCAATAATGACATCTTCAAAAAACCGCCTAGACGACACATTCAAAGCCCTCCTCACCCGACGAGAGGAGAAGAACCGCCTCCGTCGCTTGACCCTCCGCCAGTCCGGCGTAGTCGACTTCTCATCAAATGGCTATCTATCCCTCTCCACAAACCCAGAAATCAAAAGCGCCTACATCTCACATCTCCAAAGCTCTGCGGATGAATTCTCACTAGGATCATGCGGGTCCCGTTTATTAGATGGGAATACCTTGACGGCTGAGAAATTAGAGTTGGACATCGCTGCATTTCACGGCGCACCAGCAGGTTTACTCTTCAATTCGGGCTTTGAGGCGAATACAGGTCTGTTCAGCTGTGCGCCGCAGCCGGGAGACTATGTCGTGTACGATGAGTTGATTCACGCGAGTGTTCACGatgggatgaagttgagtaGGGCGAGGACGATTCCGTTTGCGCATAATTGTGTGATGGCGCGCGAAGTGCAATCATCATCCACGTTGAGGCCCTTGGACGTGGTATTAGGTGACTTACTGAGCGGACCTGAGGGTCAGAAAATAAGAGACGGTCAGAAGAATGTATTTGTTGCGGTGGAAGGCGTGTACAGCATGGACGGTGATGTTGTTCCGCTCAAGGATATTGTTGAATGTGTTGAGAGACGACTACCACTAGGGAATGGGTATATCATTGTTGACGAGGCTCACTCAACCGGGTGGTTGGGCGGCAGGGGAAAAGGTCTAGTTTGTcagcttggtcttgaagagcGAGTGTGGGCTCGAGTCCATACGTTTGGAAAGGCAATGGGCTGTGCTGGAGGTATGTATTCTATCCAAAGTATCAGGTGGCGCGTCTGGATGCTAACAAATGTAGCTATTGTTCTTTGCACGCCGACCACGCGGTCATACATGATTAATTACGCACGAAGTCTCATTTACACCACCGCAATGGGCTACCCCATGTTGACTGCCATCAAGACAGCCTACAACTACTTGAGGAGCGGACGCGCAGACGGCCATCTTGCTCATCTCCTCTCGCTGATGCAGGAGACGCATGCTTTGCTCCTCTCTGTCTGCGAGAAACATGACCCTCCTGCACAATTATTCCGCATCAACACATCGCCGCCAGAATCACCCATCATTCCCCTATTTTCAGGGCAGTCCAGGAGTCTGGCGCGTCACTGTCAGCAAAGGGGGTACATGGTGCGCCCGATTGTAGCGCCGACTGTGCCCAAAGGCACTGATAGAGTGCGACTATGTCTACatgcagcaaacacagtcgCGGAGGTGCGTGGACTATGCATGGCTATTGAGGAGTGGCTACGAGAGCAACTCGCCAGAGACACGTCTTCAAAGTCTGATATTATGCCCATGCCGGTTGCCAGCTTTGACGCTGCTTCAGTAGTCGAAGTCAGCAAATTATAATAAAAAGTACTTATTCAAACTGCCATAAAAACGTCTTTGTTACTTGATCTTGTTTTAAATTGTGTCCTATTTTGTGTTTATATCTTGCCGGCTTCAATATCGCCAGCCCCCTCAACTGATTTCTTATCGAAGCTCTTCATTGGTTCCAAGCCCCATCGGCCAAACATGGCACTATCCTCATCCCATCCGTTGCAGTCTGTAGTCAACATCTTTTCACCAGTAAAAATGGCATTAGCACCAGCCATAAAGCACAAGGCCTGCTTTTCCTCAGACATAGTCTTGCGTCCTGCAGCGATTCGAATAATAGTTGCCGGCATGAGGATTCTTGCGGTAGCAATCGTTCTTAGCATGCTGGTAAAGGCAATGGGCGTGGTGTCTCCCAAAGGTGTACCCTTGATAGGGACAAGGGCGTTCACGGGGAAACTTTCTGGGTGAGAAGGCAATGTCGACACAGTGTGAAGCAAACCAACTCTGTCCTCGGATGATTCGCCGAGACCAAGGATGCCACCAGAGCAGACATTGATACCTGCCTCACGAACATTGCTCAGCGTCTTGAGACGCTCATCGTAAGAccttgtggtgatgatggttggaTAAAATTCGCGGCTCGTGTCAACGTTGTGGTTGTAAGCTGTCAACCCAGCTTCCTTCAGTTGCTTCGCCTGCTCGCCATCGATCATACCCAGAGTGACACAGACCTCCATGCCCATGGCTTTGACACCCTTGACCATTTCTGTAATGTTCTTGAGGCTGTTCTTACGGCCACGCATGTCTCGCCATGCGGCACCCATGCAGAATCGCGTacttccattctccttaGCGGTCcgggcggcggcgaggaCTGACTCAACGGTTTCAACGCGCTTGGCTTCGAGGCCGGTGCCTTTTTGGTAGCGGGTTGCTTGGGCGCAATAGGAGCAATCTTCCGTGCAGCCTCCCGTCTTAATGTTCATCAATGTGCATAGTTGGACTTCGCCTGGGCTGTGAAATCGTCTGTGGACGAGGCTCTAAACCATATGTGTTAGTATATTGACATGTATTATGaaatgttggtcttgtaaCAAGGCGGGGTTACACTCACAGCTTGATGCGCCAATTCGAGCAACGGCTGGTAATAAATGGCGGAAATCTCCTCTCTTGTCCAGTTTTGTCTCGGTCCTGTGGCAGCAACCGCATCTTGAAGAATCTTCTTGGCATTGACCTGTCTGGCGGtattctcaacaacctcggGCTGATCATGCGCCGCAGTCGGCGTGTCCACCAGTGTAGCACCAGTTCGCATCTGCAATGCGGATCTGGACACAGTCGCAGCCATCCATGGTGCCTGGAACACAGCTGTTGACCGGAAACCAGCTGATCGCAGCGAGCCGAGGCCGCTGGTAACCATTGACGACCTCATTGTTGTTTGCGATGTTATATGTGTGCGTGTGGTGTACGATCTGAGTTGCAGACACTAGAAGAGTAAGTGAGGGACAGGCCACCTCGAGAGCGTCACGTACCAGCTAGGGTGAATCAAAGGTATTGCCAGGGCTCGAGCTTGTGACACAACCAAAAACCAATCTTACCCTGTTCGTACGGAGCACAAGTAACTTGAATGTTGGGCTGGATAGTCCCGCTCTACATCGGCTTTTATCACGAAAGCCAGAGCAATGTATGCAATACTTTGGACTGTCCCAAACGAAGTGCTGAGGGGGGCGGGTCCAAAGTACTTGGTATCAAAAGCCATCAATCGCAGTCATATCGTGATCAAATACACTGCTCCTGGATGGACGCAACATCGCAAGCGGATCCATTTGGGTGTCCACAAGCTCGGCTGAATGGCGCTGTCTGTGTCAACAAGATGTGCCAATGGATCGGCCCAAACAGGAGCATGGCTGCAGCGAATGTCCCCTTCCGTGTCGTGACGGTTCCAGATATCTCTAGTTCCAGTCAGTCCCAAGGTACCCTGATACAGCGCCATAATAATGCCTCAACAAACCACTGGCTGGGTTAAGACACCAGGTGGGGATACATGGCTGCGCGGCGCAGGTCGTGGTCTCGTTGAGGCTTGAGAGCAAACCTGTGCCGTCTGGTCGAAATCAATGGAGGGGCATGAAGATTCCGAGCTCCTCATTTGCACAGAcgaaacattgaatggtgCAAACCTGGTGGTCAAAGCGATTATGCGAGCACAGGTGATGCTTTTGGTAATAAAACGTGACTTCTAATAACTTGATTGCGGGTGAAGCTTTAAATTCTGGCAGGCGCGGCTCATTGCAACTGCCGCCAGACTCTCTCAACCtttgaccaccagaccaaaaccCCGCCGCCCACCAAACCTACACAGTTGGGAGTTCACTGATGATTATccttgcttcttgagcaCAAATCGGCGGTGGGTCGCTTGGTAAGGTAACCACGCTGCGTAATTTGGTACTTCCATTTCGCTGCCCCCGGTCTCTGGCTTTTCAGCGATTTTCATGAACCAAGATTTGCCGTACCGAACTGAGCCGATGGCCGCCGTCAACAGGTTGCTATACGCCTGAGCCATAGACGACAGCCACTGTGCCGACAATTTCCCAGGAGCAATGCCAGACGAATCACTTCATCCGATGTCGGTCCCATTCAGGAACAGAGAGACGCTTGGGTTCAGCCCTACAAAGTTGACAGTCCTCATCAGCGCTTCCCCAGGCACCGGCTCTCGTCATGGTGGCGACTGGCCGTTGGTGTGTGCGACTAGTTGTGCCGAGATCTGGCTAACGGCCAGATGAACTGTGGAGTTGTTGACGGAGAAGTCGGAGTGAGACGGGTGCATTCATTTACACTCAATGAACGTGCTGGTTCCAGCCGCCTTTGAGCAACAGCATTTCTCGAGCTACTGCGGGTACGGTTTCGAGAACTCGACTGAAAGAACGTTTATTTTGTCCCGACATTCTTCGGCTCTAGTTCATTAGGTTGAAATGATAACTAGCGAGGCTTTCAAGGCTACAAATGCTAGAGTGCCGGGCTTCCAGCACTCGAGAGTCAAGACAAATCGAAAAAACTTACCCAGTATTCCCGCAATGCGTACTACGGGAAATTTTCGATGGTTCTAAGACCAGATAATTTCGTGGCCGCCGCAGACGTACTTCCTGTCCTTCAACATATACGACACATATCAGACGACGGGATGCGCCTTGGACCGCGGCTGTCCCAGCAATGATATGCCACGGCAGGGGCCGGGTTGCGTTTGCCCACTCGTTTACCATGtttccatccatccaaagcGCAGTTCTGGGCCATGGCAACTTATCTCAATTGCGAAGTGGCTATACAAAGTCGCTGGTTACTTGGCCTGTTCCGCCGTGAACTTCCTCGGACCAAGCGGCCCCCTGTCCCGCAACACCAAAGCCTTATATTCAGAGACTTTTTCCTGTGGCCATTCTGGTCAGTTAGTTCACCCAAGTGCGGCGGTATGACTCAGCAATTTAGACTAACAATGAAAGTTGGGTTAGAACGACCGCCTGTCGCTGCTCCTGTGCCGTCCTGTGCTTCATCGGCTCCCTGCTAACCTGGGAATTCAATGCAGGCTTTTGTTCTATGCCAGTCCAGGATATACCAGCCGCCGAAGTCATGCACCCCTGTGTTCTGTCCGCACACCAAGGCAAAAGCACGTTAGGAATATGATTTTATCAAGCCCTTTATTAACACCCATCCCCTTCCTATTGGAAAGGTCGAGCCGCGGGGTACAATCGATCTTTTGCTCACAAATTCAGCGCCGGACTTGATATGCTTACTGTGCGAATGATCCCCTCGACGAGCAACCCAGTGCTGTGGCACTTCTGTGTTAAGTTACTGACGAGGCACCCTAAGCCTCAACACAGCGAATACCAGTGCACACGAAGAGTAAGTCTCCTGGTACGGCCTAGGTCGTCCTTCTGCGTTCAACAAGATACTCTAGGGCGTTGAAGAATCCCCATTCTGTCTCTACACAATCCAGCAGCCATCGTGATACGCCCCATTCGAATTACGAGGATGAAGAGTGAAGGACC
The genomic region above belongs to Pochonia chlamydosporia 170 chromosome 2, whole genome shotgun sequence and contains:
- a CDS encoding aminotransferase (similar to Cordyceps militaris CM01 XP_006673806.1) — protein: MTSSKNRLDDTFKALLTRREEKNRLRRLTLRQSGVVDFSSNGYLSLSTNPEIKSAYISHLQSSADEFSLGSCGSRLLDGNTLTAEKLELDIAAFHGAPAGLLFNSGFEANTGLFSCAPQPGDYVVYDELIHASVHDGMKLSRARTIPFAHNCVMAREVQSSSTLRPLDVVLGDLLSGPEGQKIRDGQKNVFVAVEGVYSMDGDVVPLKDIVECVERRLPLGNGYIIVDEAHSTGWLGGRGKGLVCQLGLEERVWARVHTFGKAMGCAGAIVLCTPTTRSYMINYARSLIYTTAMGYPMLTAIKTAYNYLRSGRADGHLAHLLSLMQETHALLLSVCEKHDPPAQLFRINTSPPESPIIPLFSGQSRSLARHCQQRGYMVRPIVAPTVPKGTDRVRLCLHAANTVAEVRGLCMAIEEWLREQLARDTSSKSDIMPMPVASFDAASVVEVSKL
- a CDS encoding biotin synthase (similar to Coccidioides immitis RS XP_001247545.1), whose product is MRSSMVTSGLGSLRSAGFRSTAVFQAPWMAATVSRSALQMRTGATLVDTPTAAHDQPEVVENTARQVNAKKILQDAVAATGPRQNWTREEISAIYYQPLLELAHQASLVHRRFHSPGEVQLCTLMNIKTGGCTEDCSYCAQATRYQKGTGLEAKRVETVESVLAAARTAKENGSTRFCMGAAWRDMRGRKNSLKNITEMVKGVKAMGMEVCVTLGMIDGEQAKQLKEAGLTAYNHNVDTSREFYPTIITTRSYDERLKTLSNVREAGINVCSGGILGLGESSEDRVGLLHTVSTLPSHPESFPVNALVPIKGTPLGDTTPIAFTSMLRTIATARILMPATIIRIAAGRKTMSEEKQALCFMAGANAIFTGEKMLTTDCNGWDEDSAMFGRWGLEPMKSFDKKSVEGAGDIEAGKI